In Pithys albifrons albifrons isolate INPA30051 chromosome 6, PitAlb_v1, whole genome shotgun sequence, a single genomic region encodes these proteins:
- the LOC139672804 gene encoding SERTA domain-containing protein 2-like, producing MLGRGLKRKLSDYEENMAGLSSAFDSSRSLPYPLKRQLVLNMCLTKLQTYKMLVEPNLHRSVLIANTVRQIQEEMRQESNQQPVNICPGIAPSSHSYTGMESSGMSLQLPSGISQQESNCCDLRSVEDPIENSLLIVSDDDMSSAISSILKDLDFVEDISPPTCLVPTGDDQPKFPENTGLKLEDDRQDLKGAECVFGSFEISNSTSYLKDLAIDDIFEDIDTSMYDSDFCCPPLMPPRSPSLATEEPLKTFPSCNSSSANNIQICRTDLSELDHIMEILVGS from the coding sequence ATGTTGGGGAGAGGTCTAAAGCGCAAGCTGAGTGACTATGAGGAGAACATGGCTGGTCTCTCGAGTGCCTTTGATTCCAGTCGAAGTCTGCCATATCCACTTAAGAGGCAGTTGGTGCTCAACATGTGCCTCACCAAGTTACAGACGTACAAAATGCTGGTGGAACCGAACTTGCACCGCTCTGTCCTCATAGCCAACACTGTGCGGCAAATTCAAGAGGAAATGAGACAAGAGAGTAACCAGCAGCCAGTTAACATCTGCCCTGGCATTGCTCCTAGTTCTCACAGCTACACAGGGATGGAGTCGTCTGGGATGTCTCTTCAATTGCCTTCAGGTATTAGTCAGCAAGAGTCCAACTGCTGCGACTTGCGGTCTGTAGAAGACCCAATTGAAAACAGCCTGCTGATAGTTTCAGATGATGATATGTCATCTGCCATTTCATCCATTCTGAAGGATTTAGACTTTGTAGAAGATATAAGCCCGCCTACTTGTCTAGTTCCTACTGGAGATGACCAGCCAAAGTTTCCAGAGAATACTGGTCTGAAACTAGAAGATGATAGGCAGGATTTGAAGGGAGCTGAATGTGTGTTTGGTTCCTTTGAGATTTCAAATTCAACTAGTTACTTGAAGGATTTGGCAATAGATGACATTTTTGAAGATATTGACACTTCAATGTATGATTCAGACTTCTGTTGCCCTCCACTAATGCCGCCCAGATCACCATCTCTTGCTACAGAAGAACCATTGAAAACCTTTCCATCCTGTAATTCTTCTTCAGCAAACAACATACAGATATGTAGAACAGATCTTAGTGAACTGGACCACATCATGGAAATTCTGGTTGGATCCTGA